A region from the Salidesulfovibrio onnuriiensis genome encodes:
- the hisH gene encoding imidazole glycerol phosphate synthase subunit HisH has translation MIGIVDYGCGNLASIKNSLDYLNIPNEVIDDPEKVAACGKVILPGVGAYRQAMNQLDATGMKSAVLEYAASGKQLLGICLGMQLLLTRSHEQGVHDGLDLVPGTVEPLSAASEELRVPNIGWCRIEAAPESRLLAGIHAEDLCFYFVHSYYCKLKDSGCVSATLQYGATCDVVLECGNVFGCQFHPEKSQHAGMALLKNFWEMECS, from the coding sequence GTGATCGGCATTGTAGATTATGGATGCGGAAATCTGGCTTCCATCAAGAACAGCCTGGATTATCTGAACATTCCCAATGAGGTGATAGACGACCCGGAGAAGGTGGCGGCGTGCGGCAAGGTCATTCTTCCCGGCGTGGGCGCTTACCGTCAGGCCATGAACCAGCTGGATGCAACCGGAATGAAATCGGCTGTCCTCGAGTACGCGGCAAGCGGCAAGCAGCTTTTGGGCATCTGTCTGGGGATGCAGCTGCTGCTTACCCGGAGTCATGAGCAGGGCGTTCACGACGGGTTGGATTTGGTGCCGGGAACGGTCGAGCCCCTGAGCGCCGCCAGCGAGGAACTGCGGGTTCCCAACATTGGCTGGTGCCGGATAGAGGCGGCACCGGAAAGCAGGCTGCTGGCCGGTATTCATGCTGAGGATCTCTGCTTTTATTTTGTGCACAGTTACTACTGCAAACTGAAGGACTCCGGCTGCGTGTCGGCGACGCTGCAATACGGAGCCACATGCGATGTCGTCCTTGAGTGCGGCAATGTGTTCGGCTGCCAGTTTCATCCGGAAAAAAGCCAGCACGCCGGTATGGCGCTTCTGAAAAATTTTTGGGAGATGGAATGCAGTTAA
- a CDS encoding N-acetyl sugar amidotransferase has product MSDRKYLVHPDRPEKIEYCKNCVAPSSSAIPLAFDEEGVCSGCRVSGQRDKVDWEDRKNRLARLLNRYRSKDGANYDCIIPVSGGKDSYFQTHVIKNIMGMNPLLVTYHGNNYTPTGLKNLRNMKEVFGVDHMFFTPSIHVLQTLNRMGMLMMGDMNWHAHCGIFTLPIRVALQFNVPLIIWGEHGFMDIGGMHSYNDFVEFTYRYRHEHLCRGYEWYDFLEAAPSYGESLEKKDLITWMYPSDEEIDRVGVRGIFISNYVPWEANVHGEMVKKEYGFLESEEPFERTYRRMSNLDDMHENGIHDYMKYIKFGYGRATDHTCKDIRAGKMTREEAIEIVRQRDHIKSKDLWRWLDYVGWTEEKFDQVADTFRDPRVWWKGQNGEWVKDNLWDE; this is encoded by the coding sequence ATGTCCGATAGGAAATATCTTGTGCATCCGGACCGGCCCGAAAAGATAGAGTATTGCAAAAATTGTGTGGCTCCCTCCTCGTCGGCCATTCCCCTCGCCTTTGACGAGGAGGGGGTTTGCTCCGGATGCAGGGTTTCCGGCCAGCGCGACAAGGTCGACTGGGAAGACCGCAAGAACCGACTGGCGAGGCTGCTCAACCGCTACAGATCCAAGGATGGGGCCAACTACGACTGCATCATCCCGGTTTCCGGCGGAAAGGACTCCTATTTTCAGACCCATGTCATCAAGAACATCATGGGCATGAACCCCTTGCTGGTGACCTATCATGGAAACAACTACACGCCGACCGGGCTCAAGAATCTTCGCAACATGAAGGAAGTGTTCGGGGTGGACCACATGTTCTTCACCCCCTCCATTCATGTGCTGCAAACCCTGAACAGGATGGGGATGCTCATGATGGGTGACATGAACTGGCATGCCCATTGCGGGATTTTCACCCTGCCCATCCGCGTGGCCCTGCAGTTCAACGTGCCGCTCATCATCTGGGGCGAACACGGGTTCATGGATATCGGCGGCATGCATTCCTACAATGACTTCGTGGAGTTCACCTATCGGTACAGGCACGAGCATCTTTGCCGCGGCTACGAATGGTACGACTTCCTGGAGGCAGCGCCCAGCTATGGTGAAAGTCTCGAAAAGAAGGATCTGATTACCTGGATGTACCCCAGCGACGAGGAGATCGACCGCGTGGGCGTCCGGGGTATCTTTATTTCCAACTATGTTCCTTGGGAAGCCAACGTCCATGGAGAGATGGTCAAGAAGGAATACGGGTTCCTGGAATCCGAGGAGCCGTTTGAGCGAACCTACCGCCGCATGTCCAACCTGGACGACATGCACGAGAACGGCATCCACGACTACATGAAATACATCAAGTTCGGTTACGGCCGCGCCACGGATCATACCTGCAAGGATATCCGCGCAGGCAAAATGACCCGGGAAGAGGCCATAGAAATCGTTCGCCAACGCGACCACATCAAGTCCAAGGACCTTTGGCGCTGGCTGGACTACGTCGGTTGGACCGAAGAGAAGTTCGACCAGGTTGCCGACACGTTCCGCGACCCGCGGGTCTGGTGGAAGGGACAGAATGGCGAGTGGGTCAAGGACAATCTCTGGGACGAGTAA
- the hisF gene encoding imidazole glycerol phosphate synthase subunit HisF, with the protein MQLRRLIPALFIQNGLIVRSEDFSIHQIIGNVVNEAARYNQWNVDELIYVDISRHQKYDARRDDHRISSFSSIEEIIQGISKVCFMPLTFGGGIRKIEDVDVRIRNGADKVILNTGAYETPELVEAIASKYGNQCCVISADYRMVDGSPMLFTNMGTRNTGVNVLDWIRRCETMGAGEIFLHAIDRDGKANGYDFETINRACEATRLPVIACGGAATIEDFIDVFLDTPASAIAAGNMFHFTEHSYPRAKRELKREKINVR; encoded by the coding sequence ATGCAGTTAAGGCGTTTGATACCTGCCCTTTTTATCCAGAACGGACTTATCGTGCGGTCCGAGGATTTTTCGATCCATCAGATTATCGGCAATGTGGTCAATGAGGCGGCCCGCTACAACCAGTGGAATGTGGACGAACTCATCTATGTGGATATCAGCCGACATCAGAAGTATGACGCCCGTCGCGACGATCACCGGATCTCCTCGTTCAGCTCCATAGAGGAAATCATTCAGGGCATTTCCAAGGTCTGTTTCATGCCGCTGACCTTCGGCGGCGGCATCCGGAAAATCGAAGACGTTGATGTGCGCATCCGCAATGGTGCGGACAAGGTCATCCTGAATACCGGAGCCTACGAGACCCCCGAGTTGGTCGAGGCCATAGCCTCCAAGTACGGGAACCAATGCTGCGTCATCTCGGCGGATTACCGGATGGTGGACGGCAGTCCCATGCTTTTCACCAATATGGGGACCCGGAATACCGGCGTCAACGTGCTGGATTGGATCCGACGGTGTGAGACGATGGGGGCGGGAGAAATTTTCCTGCATGCCATTGATCGCGACGGCAAGGCAAACGGCTACGACTTCGAGACCATCAATCGGGCATGCGAGGCCACGCGCCTGCCGGTCATAGCCTGCGGAGGGGCCGCGACCATTGAGGATTTCATCGACGTGTTCCTGGATACGCCGGCCAGCGCCATCGCCGCCGGGAACATGTTTCATTTTACCGAGCATTCCTACCCCCGTGCAAAGCGGGAGCTGAAAAGAGAGAAAATCAATGTCCGATAG
- the pseC gene encoding UDP-4-amino-4,6-dideoxy-N-acetyl-beta-L-altrosamine transaminase, translated as MIPYGKQHIDEDDIRIVTQVLRSDWLTCGQMVPDFENALAKVCQAEHCVAVSSGTAALHAAMAALGIGKDDEVIVPSITFAATANAVTYCGGTPVFADVEEDTLLLSPEGAEKAITPRTKAIVGVDYAGQPCDWSSLRALADKHGLALVADSCHALGATCEGRPVNAFADMTVYSFHPVKHIATGEGGAIATDSLEYANFMRRFRNHGISSDARMRESAGTWYYEMVELGYNYRLTDIQCALGLSQLNKLDSFLKRRRSIASKYDKAFAEGPVRPLQVKPNRTHAYHLYVVRVPERDTLFAELREAGIGVQVHYIPVHLHPFYRKNFGTGRGLCPVAEAAYEQIVSIPMFPALQDAQIQTVVDTFSELLKNK; from the coding sequence ATGATCCCATATGGCAAACAGCATATCGATGAAGATGACATCCGCATCGTAACCCAGGTGCTGCGCTCCGACTGGCTCACCTGCGGACAAATGGTGCCGGATTTTGAAAACGCCCTCGCAAAAGTCTGTCAGGCCGAACATTGCGTCGCCGTTTCAAGCGGCACAGCCGCCCTGCACGCAGCCATGGCCGCCCTGGGCATCGGCAAGGATGACGAGGTCATCGTTCCGAGCATCACCTTCGCGGCCACGGCCAATGCGGTCACCTACTGCGGCGGGACCCCGGTCTTCGCGGACGTTGAGGAAGACACCCTGCTCCTCTCCCCGGAAGGGGCTGAAAAGGCCATCACCCCGCGCACCAAGGCCATCGTCGGGGTGGATTATGCGGGCCAGCCCTGCGACTGGAGCAGCCTGCGCGCCCTGGCCGACAAGCACGGCCTGGCGCTGGTCGCGGATAGCTGCCACGCCCTTGGCGCCACCTGCGAAGGCCGACCGGTCAACGCCTTTGCGGACATGACGGTCTATTCGTTTCACCCGGTCAAGCACATCGCCACGGGCGAGGGCGGAGCCATCGCCACGGACAGCTTGGAATACGCGAACTTCATGCGCAGGTTCCGCAATCACGGCATCAGCAGCGACGCCCGTATGCGCGAATCCGCCGGCACCTGGTACTACGAAATGGTGGAGCTCGGGTATAACTACCGCCTCACGGACATCCAGTGCGCCCTGGGGCTGAGCCAGCTGAACAAACTGGACAGCTTCCTGAAACGGCGACGGTCCATTGCGTCAAAATACGACAAGGCCTTTGCCGAAGGACCTGTCCGCCCCCTGCAGGTAAAGCCAAACCGAACCCATGCATACCACCTCTACGTGGTCCGCGTTCCCGAACGGGACACCCTGTTCGCAGAACTGCGCGAAGCGGGCATCGGAGTCCAGGTTCATTACATCCCGGTTCACCTGCACCCATTCTACCGGAAGAATTTCGGCACAGGCCGTGGGCTGTGCCCCGTGGCCGAAGCTGCCTATGAACAAATCGTTTCCATCCCCATGTTCCCGGCCCTGCAGGACGCGCAGATTCAGACCGTTGTTGACACCTTTTCCGAGCTGCTGAAAAACAAATAA
- the pseF gene encoding pseudaminic acid cytidylyltransferase gives MSIALQNQGNVAIIPARGGSKRIPRKNIREFAGKPIIAHSIETALKSGLFESVVVSTDDEDIAEVAREYGAETPFLRPADLADDFTGIVSVIRHAVQQLQDDGRNVINVCCMFATAPFIVPADLAAGLEALKNAPAAFSVTSFAYPIFRSLRMEEDGRLEMFHPENLNARSQDLPQAWHDAGQFYWARKDFLLSGGEFLMGDAVGIVIPRHRVQDIDDEEDWVRAEAMYRVLRERNEI, from the coding sequence ATGAGCATCGCGCTACAGAATCAAGGCAATGTCGCCATTATTCCCGCCAGGGGTGGCAGTAAGCGTATCCCTCGCAAAAATATCAGGGAATTCGCTGGCAAGCCTATTATTGCGCATTCCATTGAAACCGCGCTGAAGAGCGGTCTTTTCGAATCCGTCGTGGTCTCCACGGACGATGAGGACATTGCCGAGGTGGCTCGGGAATATGGAGCTGAGACTCCTTTTCTTCGCCCGGCCGACCTTGCAGACGATTTTACGGGTATCGTTTCCGTGATCCGGCATGCCGTGCAGCAGCTACAGGACGACGGCCGAAATGTGATCAACGTCTGCTGCATGTTTGCGACCGCGCCGTTCATAGTGCCGGCCGATCTCGCCGCGGGCCTGGAGGCGTTGAAAAACGCTCCGGCCGCTTTTTCTGTAACCTCGTTCGCCTACCCCATTTTCCGTTCCCTGCGCATGGAAGAGGACGGCCGATTGGAGATGTTTCATCCGGAGAACCTCAACGCCCGGTCGCAGGATCTGCCTCAGGCATGGCATGACGCAGGACAGTTCTACTGGGCAAGAAAGGATTTTCTTCTTTCGGGGGGGGAGTTTCTTATGGGCGATGCCGTGGGCATTGTGATTCCGAGGCACCGGGTTCAGGATATTGACGATGAGGAGGATTGGGTGCGGGCCGAGGCCATGTACCGGGTCCTCAGAGAACGGAATGAGATTTGA